A region of Paenibacillus sp. JNUCC-31 DNA encodes the following proteins:
- the efeB gene encoding iron uptake transporter deferrochelatase/peroxidase subunit: MTEQKKDSLKKPLSRREMLKLTGVAGLGLLLGGGGASGLMTLGRKSSLAAMSETTPDKALPFYGKHQAGIITPAQDFICFAAFDVTAGSADDLRRLFKNWTAASAAMAAGEMIGEHNTTLNTPPTDTGEAAGLTPSRTTLTFGVGPSLFDGRFGLQGRKPKGLRDLPAFAGDALDPQWCGGDLCVQVCADDMQVAFHAIRNLARIARGHAVLRWTQEGFQRTGRADPAGGTPRNLLGFKDGTGNPDTTDAVLMDQTVWAQPADGPGWMAGGSYMAVRRVRMRVEVWDRSTLKDQEATFGRHRDSGAPLGSSGEFDPVDLKAKSSDGQPIIPATSHLRLAKGDGSQQILRRSYSYSSGLDAKTGQLDAGLLFISYQRDLENQFIPIQKRLAKNDKLNEYTVHTGSAVFACFPGSTNGGYIGDTLI, translated from the coding sequence GTGACCGAGCAGAAAAAGGATTCGCTGAAAAAGCCGTTGTCACGGCGTGAGATGCTGAAGCTGACCGGTGTAGCCGGTCTGGGTCTGCTGTTAGGCGGAGGCGGTGCCAGTGGTCTGATGACGCTGGGCCGAAAAAGCAGTCTGGCGGCGATGTCCGAGACTACGCCGGACAAGGCACTGCCCTTCTATGGCAAGCACCAGGCGGGCATTATTACCCCGGCTCAGGATTTCATCTGCTTTGCCGCCTTTGATGTGACGGCAGGAAGTGCGGATGATCTCCGCCGTCTGTTCAAGAACTGGACGGCGGCTTCCGCTGCCATGGCCGCCGGAGAGATGATCGGCGAACATAATACAACGCTGAACACGCCGCCCACCGATACGGGCGAAGCGGCAGGCCTGACACCGTCTCGAACCACATTGACGTTTGGTGTGGGGCCCTCTTTGTTTGACGGGCGCTTCGGGCTGCAGGGCCGGAAGCCCAAGGGCCTGCGTGATCTGCCGGCATTCGCCGGAGATGCGCTGGACCCGCAGTGGTGTGGTGGCGACCTATGCGTGCAAGTCTGCGCAGACGATATGCAGGTCGCCTTCCATGCTATCCGCAATCTCGCGCGCATCGCACGCGGGCATGCGGTATTGCGCTGGACGCAGGAAGGTTTCCAGCGCACGGGCCGAGCTGACCCTGCGGGTGGAACACCGCGCAACTTGCTCGGCTTCAAGGATGGCACCGGCAATCCGGATACCACGGATGCGGTGCTGATGGACCAGACCGTCTGGGCGCAGCCTGCTGACGGTCCGGGGTGGATGGCCGGCGGGAGCTATATGGCCGTCCGCCGGGTGCGCATGCGTGTGGAGGTGTGGGACCGCTCCACACTGAAAGACCAGGAGGCGACTTTTGGACGCCACCGGGACAGCGGAGCGCCGCTCGGCAGCAGCGGTGAGTTTGATCCGGTAGATCTGAAGGCCAAGTCTTCCGACGGACAGCCGATCATTCCTGCAACGTCACATCTCCGTCTGGCGAAGGGGGATGGCAGTCAGCAAATTTTACGCCGCTCCTACTCATATTCGAGTGGACTCGATGCCAAGACCGGACAGCTGGATGCAGGATTATTGTTCATTAGCTATCAACGGGACTTGGAGAATCAGTTTATTCCGATCCAGAAACGGCTGGCGAAGAACGACAAGCTGAATGAATACACCGTGCATACGGGCAGTGCTGTATTTGCCTGTTTCCCCGGAAGTACAAATGGCGGATATATTGGTGACACCTTAATTTAA
- a CDS encoding FTR1 family iron permease, with product MVGAGGVRLLGIPYASAEGFPNREQSVQKQLDGLLPPVGSALVEAGQGKLAEATEDVAEFRQLWDDASTLVPEQNADQVATAASVVSDAMTKAEQALSGNDPDAAKKALADLARATNQYIEAFQGAEESSDAGRRAAERLLPDARKSLSAMEQGDWKQAELAYKRIVTAWKGTEAPIRQDHFGVYSQLEKDISLVRISMQAEPRKEEQATEHMQNLVTLLADYSAGTLKEGEIEDPAASSDVSSLSDLLKLLEQIEQQIQAGDTTSGAAGLEQFIVAWPLVEGQVQISSPASYTAIENEMAEASGYVVSNPPNTAKATEVVSRMINRLEPLTTTTSYNAWDAALILLREGLEAILVLAALLAYAKKSGETAARRWIWAGAGSGLLLSGALAVVLTLTLAVASSGSTREMIEGYTGLAAVVLMLTVGQWMHSKSNTRSWNSYVHRQVGGALARGSLWSLFAVAGLAILREGAETAIFYIGMAPAIATSQLLIGMGGALLILMVLAVAIIQFSVRLPVRWFFLTATLLIYYLVFRFLGESIHSLQVSAALGAHVAPSLPTIGWLGMYPTWETFIPQMVVLVFMIFNLIRTEVRSAQGASKASL from the coding sequence ATGGTGGGGGCCGGGGGAGTTCGTTTACTGGGCATTCCATATGCTTCTGCTGAGGGGTTCCCAAACAGGGAGCAGTCTGTGCAAAAACAATTGGATGGCCTATTGCCGCCTGTGGGCAGCGCCTTGGTTGAAGCGGGACAGGGCAAGCTGGCAGAAGCAACAGAGGACGTCGCCGAATTCCGGCAACTGTGGGATGACGCCAGTACGCTGGTGCCCGAGCAGAATGCAGATCAGGTTGCGACGGCCGCCAGCGTTGTAAGTGATGCCATGACCAAAGCAGAACAGGCACTGTCTGGCAATGATCCTGATGCAGCCAAGAAAGCACTGGCCGATCTGGCCCGTGCGACCAATCAGTATATTGAGGCGTTTCAGGGTGCGGAAGAGAGCAGCGACGCAGGCCGTAGAGCGGCTGAACGGTTGTTGCCGGACGCACGTAAAAGTTTAAGTGCAATGGAACAGGGCGATTGGAAACAGGCAGAGCTTGCCTATAAACGGATCGTTACGGCCTGGAAAGGCACCGAAGCTCCAATTCGTCAGGATCATTTTGGCGTATACAGCCAGTTGGAGAAAGACATTAGCCTGGTTCGCATTTCAATGCAGGCTGAGCCCCGCAAGGAAGAACAGGCAACCGAGCATATGCAGAACCTGGTCACGCTGCTCGCGGACTACAGTGCAGGGACACTTAAGGAAGGGGAAATTGAGGACCCGGCAGCATCCTCTGACGTTTCTTCATTGTCCGACCTGCTGAAATTACTGGAGCAAATAGAGCAGCAGATTCAGGCGGGGGATACCACTTCTGGCGCAGCGGGATTGGAGCAGTTTATCGTGGCCTGGCCTTTGGTTGAAGGTCAGGTACAGATATCATCTCCGGCTTCATATACGGCTATTGAGAATGAAATGGCGGAAGCATCCGGTTATGTCGTCTCCAACCCGCCTAATACGGCGAAGGCTACCGAGGTTGTTTCCCGAATGATCAATCGGCTGGAGCCGTTAACGACTACCACCTCATACAATGCATGGGATGCAGCATTGATTCTACTTCGCGAAGGACTGGAAGCCATTCTGGTACTGGCTGCATTGCTGGCCTATGCCAAGAAGAGTGGAGAGACTGCGGCCCGGCGCTGGATCTGGGCTGGTGCCGGTAGTGGTTTGCTGCTCAGTGGGGCGCTGGCAGTTGTACTGACACTGACTCTTGCTGTGGCATCTTCGGGCAGCACACGGGAGATGATTGAGGGGTATACGGGGCTTGCAGCGGTTGTACTGATGTTAACGGTTGGACAATGGATGCATAGCAAGTCGAATACCCGCTCCTGGAATAGCTATGTACATCGACAGGTAGGCGGTGCGCTGGCCCGGGGAAGTCTGTGGTCACTCTTCGCTGTGGCGGGTCTTGCCATATTGCGTGAAGGAGCGGAGACCGCAATCTTTTATATCGGCATGGCGCCTGCGATTGCGACCTCGCAACTATTGATCGGTATGGGGGGAGCGTTGCTTATCCTGATGGTATTGGCTGTGGCGATTATTCAGTTCAGTGTACGCCTGCCTGTACGATGGTTTTTCCTGACCGCTACGCTGCTGATATATTATCTGGTCTTTCGTTTCCTTGGCGAGAGTATTCACTCCCTTCAAGTCTCAGCGGCGCTGGGGGCTCATGTTGCACCGAGTCTGCCGACGATTGGCTGGCTTGGCATGTA
- the efeO gene encoding iron uptake system protein EfeO — protein MKKILALPAVVLATSVLLAACGNNETASDKQAGTSAAQSETQTSTETADAADQEATGSEYTTAVDGYRSFAIEQIDEFVKQTEKFTDAVKAGDLETAKSLYAPARMYYERIEPVAEALGDLDPNIDARDGDVEAADWRGFHRIEKALWEDKTTEGMTEFADTLLSDAKLLRAKVETMDIDASLMVTGAVELLNEVSSSKVTGEEERYSHTDLYDFAANVEGAREIYNLLKDDLAAKDKDLNQQIAERFDALEKELAPFKDGDGYVSYEKLKDEDVRKLSQNLDALAEPLSNMGQVLGV, from the coding sequence TTGAAAAAAATATTGGCATTGCCGGCTGTTGTGCTGGCAACTTCGGTTTTGCTCGCCGCTTGCGGCAATAATGAGACTGCTTCGGACAAGCAGGCAGGAACGTCTGCTGCGCAAAGCGAAACTCAAACGTCCACTGAAACTGCAGATGCAGCAGATCAGGAAGCGACCGGGAGCGAGTATACAACCGCAGTGGATGGCTATCGGTCATTTGCAATCGAGCAGATTGATGAATTCGTGAAGCAAACGGAGAAGTTCACGGATGCCGTGAAAGCTGGTGATCTGGAGACTGCCAAATCATTATATGCACCAGCTCGTATGTATTATGAACGCATTGAACCGGTAGCCGAGGCACTTGGTGATCTGGACCCGAATATCGATGCGCGTGACGGAGATGTGGAGGCTGCCGACTGGCGCGGATTCCACCGGATTGAGAAAGCACTCTGGGAAGACAAGACGACCGAAGGCATGACTGAATTTGCGGATACATTGCTAAGTGATGCGAAGCTGCTGCGTGCCAAGGTTGAGACGATGGACATTGATGCGAGTCTGATGGTAACGGGTGCGGTAGAACTGCTGAATGAGGTTTCCTCCAGCAAGGTAACCGGCGAAGAGGAACGTTACTCCCATACAGATCTGTATGATTTTGCGGCAAATGTGGAAGGGGCACGAGAGATCTATAACCTGCTCAAGGATGATCTGGCTGCCAAAGACAAGGATCTGAATCAGCAGATTGCGGAACGATTCGATGCCCTTGAGAAAGAGCTTGCTCCATTCAAGGATGGTGACGGGTACGTTTCCTATGAGAAGCTGAAGGATGAGGACGTGCGCAAGCTGAGCCAGAATCTGGATGCATTGGCCGAGCCGCTGTCGAATATGGGACAGGTACTGGGGGTATAG